Proteins co-encoded in one Waddlia chondrophila WSU 86-1044 genomic window:
- a CDS encoding F-box/WD repeat-containing protein, with amino-acid sequence MQASLHLNNLDNYALCHLFKWLSPEDLSRTSAVCRRWNAIARDHFLWKPFVEQKLSPFPKPPEMPYWKHYNQHAPGLVFRSLSVLKGEIFSAWGKTIFVWKMPSIGGDKNYDCIRTTTSHTSTITSFALCRLGLTHLLITGSLDKTLQIFIPQAHSRHYRAIQTLHGHTSAVSKIACLGDFILSASTEGEGCLWKCDTVSQRYTSLQMNEKLHSKGIKLLKTASHIFQFITVGKNNCIKFWSVCGGKIKKQQSIKIKDEVISSIAYCHFNPMLLAGTQSGKLLFFKKDRSFQYTLVRAIDAHQSEISAITLIRRDNFLLTAGKDKRVIMWEKAFNPKDATAVKIIHTTEHAHPRHLSVTISNRSRKISKILYPAGNSLCILSFSTDPIKKHCVTATEPHEQRIIYG; translated from the coding sequence ATGCAAGCAAGCCTTCATCTTAACAATCTCGACAACTATGCGCTTTGCCATCTATTCAAATGGCTCTCCCCTGAAGATCTCTCAAGAACTTCAGCTGTTTGCAGACGTTGGAATGCAATCGCAAGAGATCATTTTCTCTGGAAGCCGTTTGTTGAACAAAAATTAAGTCCATTCCCAAAACCTCCAGAAATGCCCTATTGGAAACACTACAATCAACACGCTCCCGGACTGGTATTTCGCTCGCTAAGCGTCCTAAAAGGAGAGATTTTCAGCGCATGGGGAAAAACAATTTTCGTATGGAAAATGCCGTCCATTGGAGGGGATAAAAACTACGACTGCATCCGCACAACGACTTCTCACACAAGCACAATCACAAGCTTTGCCCTTTGTCGACTTGGTTTAACACATCTGCTCATTACCGGATCATTGGATAAAACCCTGCAAATTTTTATCCCTCAAGCACACAGCCGCCACTACCGCGCTATCCAGACCCTTCACGGGCACACATCCGCAGTTTCGAAAATTGCATGCCTTGGAGATTTTATCCTTAGCGCTTCAACGGAAGGAGAGGGATGTTTATGGAAATGCGATACCGTCAGTCAAAGGTACACTTCCTTGCAAATGAATGAGAAACTGCATTCGAAAGGGATTAAGCTGCTAAAAACAGCATCTCATATTTTTCAATTCATCACTGTCGGAAAAAACAACTGCATCAAATTTTGGTCTGTTTGCGGAGGAAAAATCAAAAAACAACAATCGATTAAAATCAAAGACGAAGTGATTTCATCGATTGCCTATTGTCATTTCAACCCTATGCTGCTAGCCGGAACACAATCTGGAAAGCTTTTGTTCTTTAAGAAGGATCGATCGTTTCAATACACGCTTGTAAGAGCTATCGATGCACATCAAAGCGAAATCTCTGCAATCACCCTCATCCGAAGAGACAATTTTCTACTGACAGCAGGCAAAGATAAACGTGTCATTATGTGGGAAAAAGCATTCAATCCCAAAGACGCGACAGCCGTAAAAATCATCCACACAACAGAGCATGCGCATCCCAGGCACTTATCAGTCACAATTTCAAATCGATCAAGAAAGATCAGCAAAATTCTATATCCTGCCGGCAACAGCCTCTGTATTCTATCATTTTCTACCGATCCGATCAAAAAACACTGTGTCACAGCTACAGAACCTCACGAACAAAGAATAATATACGGATAG
- a CDS encoding Maf family protein: MIILGSQSPRRREIFNLFRIPHKAVTPHFDEASVPFTGDPEEYVCSIAKGKAESLARISPANLPILTADSIVFKEGKIFGKPANEENAFQMLQELSGSWHTVYTGLALYHQEKYQTMAEATEVLFNPLTSEQIRSYHRLVDWRDKAGAYAIQMGGGIAIRRITGCYYNVMGLPVNTMRNLLNTIGIDLWDYLS; the protein is encoded by the coding sequence ATGATTATTCTTGGATCTCAATCTCCCAGGCGCCGTGAGATATTCAATTTATTTAGAATTCCTCATAAAGCAGTAACTCCCCATTTTGACGAAGCGTCCGTTCCATTTACAGGAGATCCTGAAGAATATGTTTGCTCGATAGCCAAAGGCAAAGCAGAATCTCTAGCTCGTATTTCCCCTGCAAATCTCCCTATTCTCACCGCAGACAGCATCGTCTTTAAAGAAGGAAAAATCTTCGGAAAGCCTGCAAACGAAGAAAACGCTTTCCAAATGCTTCAAGAACTTTCCGGGAGCTGGCATACAGTTTACACAGGACTTGCCCTTTATCATCAAGAAAAGTATCAGACAATGGCCGAAGCAACAGAGGTATTATTCAATCCGTTAACCTCCGAACAGATCCGCAGCTACCACAGGTTGGTTGATTGGAGAGATAAAGCCGGTGCCTATGCGATCCAGATGGGCGGCGGCATTGCAATTCGCCGAATCACTGGATGTTATTACAATGTCATGGGGCTGCCGGTCAATACAATGCGCAACCTTCTCAACACAATTGGAATCGACCTATGGGACTATCTAAGTTAG
- a CDS encoding DUF7507 domain-containing protein has translation MRKQLGILASVLLLSATTLLWTGCSNRSGSCDPCGPVSECGPCGPVREQVNPDPCCEPACKPPVKCCYPSSNQLKCLDGITVKARNPKMCMLGDQYSLDFDVEACDDVCDVTVTTHLPEGVNYVRSEPQAKVEGRKLTWDFGSMRKGECRPASVWVECECEGELCACFCASATPVRFCSLLCAKPILTCQKCGPEEVCPGDPINYTITVTNRGSCTAEDVVLTDNLPDGVQHSSGLRTLTYKLGCLAPCETKKVNICATACTRGEVCNTAVVSACNADSVSCQWCTCICCCDCEVVKVGPKEVQIGKNADYQITVTNTGDKPLTDVVVSDCAPNATSIVSANGAMINGNQAVWRLRELKPGEKVSFNITLTTCTPGCFTNRVSVDNSQGCKCCDDFVTRWRGRPALNVCICDTEDPVCVGDPTSYCITVVNQGSEPDDNVRVVVRFPPEIVPVSASGDSHGTVEGNTVTFAPYDNFGPRQTLKFRVDARANRSGDGRVLAEVTSESITTPIVQQESTIVN, from the coding sequence ATGAGAAAACAACTAGGAATTTTAGCCTCAGTACTACTATTGAGTGCTACAACGTTGTTATGGACGGGGTGCTCCAACCGTAGCGGATCGTGTGACCCATGCGGTCCTGTAAGCGAATGCGGTCCATGCGGTCCTGTACGCGAACAGGTCAACCCTGACCCATGCTGTGAGCCGGCATGCAAGCCTCCAGTTAAGTGCTGCTATCCAAGCAGCAACCAACTGAAGTGTCTTGATGGCATCACAGTGAAAGCCAGAAACCCTAAAATGTGCATGTTGGGAGACCAATATTCACTTGACTTCGATGTCGAAGCTTGCGACGATGTGTGCGACGTTACAGTTACTACGCATCTTCCCGAGGGGGTAAATTATGTTCGCAGCGAGCCTCAAGCGAAAGTTGAAGGCCGCAAACTGACATGGGACTTCGGTTCTATGAGAAAAGGCGAATGCCGCCCAGCCAGCGTATGGGTAGAGTGTGAATGTGAAGGCGAGCTATGCGCATGTTTCTGCGCTTCTGCAACGCCAGTAAGATTCTGCTCCCTCCTTTGCGCCAAGCCGATCCTGACTTGCCAAAAGTGCGGTCCTGAAGAGGTCTGCCCTGGCGATCCAATTAATTACACAATCACAGTGACCAACAGAGGAAGCTGCACAGCTGAAGATGTTGTCTTGACAGACAACCTTCCTGACGGAGTCCAACACTCCAGCGGCTTAAGAACTCTGACGTACAAGCTTGGCTGCCTAGCTCCTTGCGAAACGAAAAAGGTCAACATTTGCGCAACTGCGTGCACTCGCGGAGAAGTTTGCAACACTGCTGTCGTTTCAGCATGCAATGCCGACTCTGTCTCTTGCCAGTGGTGCACATGCATCTGCTGCTGTGATTGCGAAGTTGTTAAAGTTGGACCTAAAGAAGTGCAAATCGGTAAAAATGCTGATTACCAGATCACAGTGACTAACACTGGTGATAAGCCTTTGACAGACGTCGTAGTTTCCGACTGTGCGCCAAATGCCACTTCTATTGTCTCTGCTAATGGAGCAATGATTAATGGTAACCAGGCTGTTTGGAGGCTCCGCGAGCTGAAGCCAGGCGAGAAGGTTTCGTTCAATATCACATTGACAACCTGCACGCCAGGATGCTTCACGAACCGCGTATCTGTAGACAACAGCCAAGGCTGCAAGTGCTGCGACGACTTCGTCACTCGCTGGAGAGGACGTCCTGCTCTTAACGTCTGCATTTGCGATACAGAGGATCCAGTATGCGTCGGCGATCCAACAAGCTACTGCATTACAGTGGTTAACCAAGGATCTGAGCCGGATGATAACGTTCGCGTTGTTGTGAGATTCCCTCCTGAAATTGTTCCTGTCAGCGCTTCTGGCGACTCACACGGCACAGTTGAAGGAAATACGGTCACATTCGCTCCTTACGATAACTTTGGCCCACGTCAAACGCTGAAATTCCGCGTTGACGCCAGAGCAAATCGTTCAGGCGATGGACGAGTGCTAGCAGAAGTCACTTCTGAGTCTATCACAACTCCGATCGTTCAACAGGAAAGCACAATTGTGAACTAA
- the xseB gene encoding exodeoxyribonuclease VII small subunit, translating to MTKKEPDFEKNFQRLEEILEAMNSGEAGLDKSLKLYEEANDLIIACGKRLNEAEQKIEKLIKQRDGELALSDDGAPAVESFE from the coding sequence ATGACAAAAAAAGAACCTGATTTTGAAAAAAATTTCCAGCGTTTGGAAGAAATTTTAGAAGCGATGAATTCAGGCGAAGCCGGCCTTGACAAATCTTTGAAACTCTATGAAGAAGCCAACGACCTTATTATTGCCTGCGGAAAACGGTTGAACGAAGCAGAACAGAAGATTGAAAAACTGATCAAGCAAAGAGATGGAGAGTTGGCGTTGTCTGACGATGGCGCGCCTGCTGTCGAATCTTTCGAATAA
- a CDS encoding heavy metal translocating P-type ATPase, producing the protein MQCSLCAQEIEGRKVVEEENAFCCAGCRAVFKILSASNQLEGYADTPIFKQAVATGLISNPALMEQLRKNRVEVSEEEKNRLYLEIGDMWCPACAEVIRLILLQKKGVLNCVVDYATDLASIEYAPRYVSKETLIQAIERLGYETQPIETAGKKQVSRSLYLRLIVAIFFSSNIMMFSYPIYAAYFTADETGISSLFVWLSLFSSLPVLIFSAWPIFRRFFTALSVGVIGMEALIVIGVSSAFGLSLYEMSQGSKYVYFDSMCVIIAFVLLGKVIETRAKFSAKDSLIRLARAVPKRGRKRFEDGREAFIPLKEMKPGDLLVAHTGEKIVLDGVLVSGKGACDESLMTGESVPIPKEIGDSVLGGTVVVNGSVVYQATATEKQTALQRIIQMVEQDIGHKSVYTRAVDPIVNWFIPIVLAIAAGTIFGCWLNGLSWEAAIVRGISILLISCPCAIGIAAPLAESQLLNGMATLGAIVRNRGCLPDLGRETAMVFDKTGTITKGKFEVLRGLDTIPKAFLPILKGLASRSNHPVSVAIDRDIFSSSQLLDDVMEIAGKGIEGVFNGKIYRLGHAEWTGCVAAENEAVSAGTQVCFSEENRLIGTILLGDQVREEAQEVVEAMKPARRILLSGDGKLSVEQVAEECGFDEWKWRQTPLEKREMIERLREEGCIVGMVGDGINDAPSLTGAHVGISVVTASDISVQVSDILLTTDHLKVLPKIHVLARKGRKVIKQNLFWAFFYNVIGIGFAVSGYLSPIFSAAAMVLSSLMVLFNARRIR; encoded by the coding sequence ATGCAATGTTCGTTATGTGCTCAAGAGATTGAAGGCCGAAAGGTCGTTGAAGAAGAAAACGCGTTTTGCTGCGCGGGGTGCCGGGCTGTCTTCAAAATATTATCGGCGTCTAATCAACTTGAGGGTTATGCGGATACGCCAATTTTCAAGCAAGCTGTGGCTACTGGTCTGATCTCAAATCCTGCTTTGATGGAGCAACTAAGGAAAAACAGAGTTGAAGTTTCTGAAGAGGAAAAAAACAGGCTCTATTTAGAAATTGGGGATATGTGGTGTCCTGCTTGTGCGGAGGTGATTCGGTTAATTCTTCTTCAAAAAAAGGGGGTGCTTAATTGCGTTGTGGATTATGCAACGGACTTGGCTTCTATTGAGTATGCCCCTCGTTATGTCTCTAAAGAGACATTGATTCAGGCGATCGAACGGTTGGGATATGAAACACAGCCGATTGAAACAGCTGGAAAAAAACAAGTGAGTAGAAGTTTGTATTTACGGCTGATTGTAGCAATTTTTTTCAGTTCGAATATCATGATGTTTTCCTATCCGATTTATGCCGCCTATTTTACTGCTGACGAGACAGGGATCAGCAGCCTATTCGTTTGGCTATCGCTTTTTTCCTCTTTGCCTGTGTTGATTTTTAGCGCTTGGCCGATTTTTAGAAGGTTTTTTACAGCCCTTTCTGTCGGCGTTATTGGAATGGAGGCGCTTATCGTAATCGGAGTGAGCTCGGCTTTTGGTTTATCGCTTTATGAAATGAGCCAAGGAAGCAAGTATGTCTACTTTGATTCGATGTGTGTGATCATTGCGTTTGTCCTTTTAGGAAAAGTAATAGAAACTCGGGCAAAATTTTCAGCGAAGGATTCCCTTATCCGATTAGCCAGGGCTGTTCCTAAAAGAGGAAGAAAGCGTTTCGAGGATGGAAGGGAAGCCTTTATTCCATTGAAAGAAATGAAGCCTGGCGATCTCTTAGTGGCGCATACAGGTGAAAAAATTGTGTTGGATGGGGTTCTTGTTTCAGGAAAAGGAGCTTGCGACGAGTCTTTGATGACAGGAGAATCGGTTCCTATTCCAAAAGAGATTGGCGACAGTGTTTTAGGAGGAACAGTTGTCGTTAATGGATCTGTGGTCTATCAAGCGACGGCGACAGAAAAACAAACAGCGCTTCAGCGGATTATTCAAATGGTGGAGCAAGATATTGGCCATAAGAGTGTGTATACGCGAGCTGTCGATCCTATTGTTAACTGGTTTATTCCGATTGTTTTAGCGATTGCTGCCGGAACAATTTTCGGGTGTTGGTTAAATGGGTTGTCTTGGGAGGCGGCGATCGTCCGCGGCATTTCTATCTTATTGATCTCTTGTCCATGTGCTATTGGCATTGCAGCTCCCTTGGCTGAGTCTCAACTGTTGAATGGAATGGCAACTCTTGGAGCTATCGTGCGCAACAGAGGCTGTTTACCTGATTTAGGAAGGGAAACAGCAATGGTTTTTGACAAAACAGGAACGATCACTAAAGGCAAATTCGAAGTTTTACGTGGCCTTGATACAATTCCAAAAGCATTTTTGCCGATTTTGAAAGGGTTGGCTTCTCGCTCCAATCATCCTGTGTCTGTGGCCATTGATCGAGACATTTTTTCTTCTTCACAGCTGTTAGATGATGTGATGGAAATTGCCGGCAAGGGAATAGAAGGCGTTTTTAATGGAAAAATTTACCGTTTGGGCCATGCGGAATGGACAGGATGCGTTGCTGCTGAGAATGAGGCTGTCTCAGCAGGCACTCAAGTGTGTTTCTCTGAAGAAAACAGACTGATCGGAACCATTTTGCTTGGCGATCAAGTACGAGAGGAGGCCCAGGAGGTTGTCGAAGCGATGAAGCCTGCAAGAAGAATCCTTCTTTCAGGAGATGGGAAACTCTCTGTTGAGCAGGTTGCTGAAGAGTGCGGCTTTGATGAATGGAAGTGGAGGCAGACCCCTTTGGAAAAAAGGGAGATGATTGAGAGGCTCCGTGAAGAAGGCTGCATTGTGGGAATGGTTGGAGACGGCATTAACGATGCGCCGTCACTGACCGGAGCACATGTTGGAATTTCAGTCGTTACAGCTTCAGATATTTCGGTTCAGGTTTCAGATATTTTATTGACAACAGACCATCTCAAAGTTTTGCCAAAGATTCATGTGTTGGCAAGAAAAGGGCGCAAGGTGATCAAACAGAATTTATTTTGGGCTTTTTTTTATAACGTCATTGGAATTGGGTTTGCAGTTTCGGGGTATCTGAGTCCAATTTTTTCCGCTGCTGCAATGGTGCTCAGCAGTTTAATGGTTTTATTCAACGCACGCAGAATTCGGTAG
- the secG gene encoding preprotein translocase subunit SecG, whose product MTLIYIFSLIFFMILSAVLCFVILIQESKSSGLGASFGGDTGDSLFGTSTADVLKRFTGWLSVIFLASCVLLSLWTSAMGRTPVQEVEPSTIEETV is encoded by the coding sequence ATGACACTCATTTACATTTTTTCTTTAATCTTTTTCATGATCCTTAGCGCGGTTTTGTGTTTTGTGATTTTGATACAGGAGAGCAAGTCTTCCGGACTTGGCGCTTCGTTTGGCGGTGATACAGGTGATTCGCTTTTTGGAACCTCGACAGCTGATGTTTTGAAACGATTTACAGGTTGGCTTTCTGTCATTTTCTTAGCTTCTTGTGTGTTGCTTTCTCTTTGGACATCTGCAATGGGGAGAACACCTGTTCAAGAGGTTGAGCCATCAACAATAGAAGAAACGGTTTAA
- a CDS encoding NAD(+)/NADH kinase, with the protein MHVFIYRNRLKSQSKNIALGIMEYLSSHGINIVMDNEDAEIFDTAPLSEIDPKKVDFSITLGGDGTILRAIHYFPELNAPILGINLGSLGFMADIPITEIYPSLQEVLKNNYQIQERIMMEGSAFKDEKCLAVNEITFHRAENSSLVDLAIHVDGIYLNTFAADGVIISTPCGSTAYSLAAGGPIITPELEAFALTPISPHTISNRPIVLMPNKEIQVQYISELKPIEVNADGLYQHKLKTGEVFHIRRSERMFRIICLPQNDYYSTLRTKLGWSGKLRP; encoded by the coding sequence ATGCACGTCTTCATTTACCGCAACCGCCTGAAATCCCAATCGAAGAATATCGCTCTCGGGATCATGGAGTATCTTAGCTCCCACGGCATCAATATTGTCATGGACAACGAAGATGCCGAAATCTTCGACACAGCTCCCCTGTCAGAGATCGATCCGAAGAAAGTCGATTTTTCAATTACTTTGGGCGGAGACGGAACGATTTTACGGGCAATCCATTACTTCCCCGAACTCAATGCTCCCATCCTGGGAATTAATCTGGGAAGCCTCGGGTTTATGGCAGACATCCCAATTACTGAAATTTATCCCTCTCTGCAAGAAGTTCTGAAAAACAACTATCAGATTCAGGAAAGGATTATGATGGAAGGCTCGGCATTTAAAGATGAAAAATGCCTGGCTGTCAACGAGATCACATTTCACAGAGCAGAAAACTCAAGCCTCGTCGACCTCGCGATTCACGTTGACGGGATCTATCTAAACACTTTCGCCGCAGATGGAGTGATCATTTCGACTCCTTGCGGATCGACAGCTTATTCCCTTGCAGCGGGAGGGCCGATCATCACTCCTGAGCTGGAAGCTTTCGCTCTGACACCAATCAGCCCTCATACAATCTCAAACAGGCCAATTGTCCTGATGCCCAATAAGGAAATTCAGGTGCAATACATTAGTGAATTAAAACCGATCGAGGTAAACGCTGACGGACTGTATCAACACAAGCTTAAAACAGGCGAAGTGTTTCATATTCGACGATCAGAGCGAATGTTCCGCATCATCTGCCTTCCGCAAAACGACTATTACTCAACGCTAAGAACAAAATTAGGTTGGAGCGGCAAGCTTAGGCCTTAA
- the tpiA gene encoding triose-phosphate isomerase — MPREVIIAGNWKMYKDRREGKDFLSKFASAVSDAPHTVYLAPPFPLIAFLSRQAEGTNLLIGAQNMHDAEEGAYTGEVSAKMLLDAGAEFVILGHSERRRCFGEDNAFINRKVKRALESGLRPIVCIGETEEERSCGKTEEVLHEQLSDSLAGLSSEQVSRSVIAYEPVWAIGTGLTATPGQAQDAHAFCRSVVKMLWGEEVSEGISILYGGSVKPDSARVMMEQSDVDGVLVGGASLDPETFAQIVNYQTMKG, encoded by the coding sequence ATGCCGCGGGAAGTGATCATCGCTGGAAACTGGAAAATGTACAAAGACCGCAGGGAAGGGAAAGATTTTCTGTCGAAATTTGCTTCTGCCGTATCCGATGCGCCGCATACAGTGTATCTTGCTCCTCCGTTTCCTTTGATCGCTTTCCTTAGCAGGCAGGCCGAAGGGACGAACCTCTTGATTGGAGCCCAAAATATGCATGACGCAGAAGAGGGTGCTTATACAGGAGAAGTGTCTGCGAAAATGCTGTTGGATGCCGGAGCTGAGTTTGTCATTTTAGGACACTCTGAAAGGCGGCGCTGCTTTGGTGAAGATAATGCTTTCATCAATAGGAAGGTGAAGCGCGCTTTGGAAAGCGGACTCCGCCCGATAGTTTGCATCGGAGAAACAGAAGAGGAGAGGAGTTGCGGAAAAACCGAAGAAGTTCTGCACGAACAGTTATCCGATAGCTTGGCAGGCCTTTCTTCCGAACAGGTTTCCCGTTCTGTGATTGCTTATGAGCCTGTTTGGGCAATTGGTACCGGCTTGACTGCAACTCCAGGCCAAGCGCAGGACGCCCATGCTTTTTGCCGTTCCGTGGTTAAAATGTTATGGGGAGAAGAGGTTTCCGAAGGCATTTCCATCCTTTATGGAGGGTCGGTAAAACCGGACAGCGCGCGCGTGATGATGGAGCAGAGCGATGTGGATGGCGTTTTAGTGGGCGGAGCCTCGCTGGATCCGGAAACATTTGCTCAAATAGTTAATTATCAGACGATGAAGGGATAG
- the xseA gene encoding exodeoxyribonuclease VII large subunit, giving the protein MTSKLSQDLPILTVSQLTNAIKHQLESTFPSIWLQGEVSNFKKHSSGHLYFSLKDGQAQISAVMFRGHVQSLKMIPKDGDQVVVYGGINVFAPSGKYQINVQTLRLAGVGELLLKLEELKKELHQRGWFSQEHKKPLPKFPKKIGIVTSPTGAAIRDMLNVLNRRHGGYHILLNPVKVQGEGAASEIARAIEQFNEHKMVDVIIVGRGGGSIEDLWAFNEEIVAKAIFESSIPIIGAVGHETDHCIAEYVADVRAPTPSAAAEIVGGEKAQQIEFLIQAQKQLTQNLRRQLRQWSTRLQQILKTPLMSSPYALIGPWLQSMDDARLNADRAIKHVIRNQKVVLKSRFQMLQSLKPTAKILHFRQRLESLTKQCDLNISGLLKQREERLKRVASALQSIDPKNLLKKGYSILFSKKTGSVITTIKAVNKGDTVKVLLSDGEALAHISHSISSNQSKRL; this is encoded by the coding sequence ATGACATCAAAACTATCACAAGATCTGCCCATTTTAACAGTTTCGCAGCTGACAAATGCCATTAAGCATCAGTTGGAATCGACTTTTCCCTCTATTTGGCTGCAAGGAGAAGTGAGCAATTTTAAAAAGCACTCTTCCGGGCATCTCTACTTTTCGCTCAAAGATGGCCAGGCGCAAATTTCTGCTGTGATGTTCCGCGGCCACGTCCAATCTTTGAAGATGATCCCTAAAGATGGCGACCAAGTTGTCGTTTACGGAGGAATCAATGTTTTTGCTCCCAGCGGAAAGTACCAAATCAACGTGCAGACGCTGCGTTTGGCTGGAGTTGGAGAACTTTTGCTAAAACTAGAAGAATTAAAAAAGGAGCTGCATCAACGCGGCTGGTTTAGCCAGGAGCATAAAAAACCCCTCCCAAAATTCCCCAAAAAAATAGGAATTGTGACCAGTCCGACAGGAGCTGCAATCCGCGACATGCTCAACGTGCTGAACCGCCGGCATGGCGGCTATCACATCCTCCTCAATCCAGTTAAAGTGCAAGGAGAGGGAGCGGCAAGCGAAATCGCTCGAGCCATTGAACAGTTCAACGAACACAAGATGGTGGATGTGATCATTGTCGGCAGAGGCGGTGGAAGTATCGAAGATCTTTGGGCCTTTAACGAAGAGATCGTAGCAAAAGCGATCTTCGAAAGCTCCATTCCAATCATTGGAGCCGTGGGACACGAGACAGATCATTGCATCGCCGAATACGTTGCAGATGTCAGAGCGCCCACTCCTTCGGCTGCTGCAGAAATTGTCGGAGGGGAAAAAGCGCAGCAGATCGAGTTTCTTATTCAAGCTCAAAAGCAATTAACGCAAAATCTGAGGAGGCAGCTGCGCCAATGGTCGACAAGATTGCAGCAAATTCTTAAAACACCTTTAATGTCTTCCCCTTACGCCCTAATTGGTCCCTGGCTGCAATCGATGGATGACGCGCGCCTGAACGCTGACAGGGCAATTAAACACGTCATCCGCAACCAAAAAGTGGTGCTCAAGTCCCGATTTCAGATGCTGCAATCACTAAAGCCTACAGCAAAAATCCTTCATTTCCGCCAGCGGCTGGAAAGCTTGACAAAACAGTGCGATTTAAATATCTCCGGTCTGCTAAAACAAAGAGAGGAGCGGCTGAAGCGGGTCGCTTCCGCTCTTCAGTCAATAGACCCTAAAAACCTCCTCAAAAAGGGGTACAGCATCCTCTTCTCCAAAAAAACAGGTTCCGTTATAACAACAATCAAAGCCGTCAACAAGGGAGATACTGTCAAAGTCCTCCTATCGGATGGAGAAGCTTTAGCTCACATTTCTCACTCAATCTCAAGTAACCAAAGTAAACGTTTATGA
- a CDS encoding class I SAM-dependent methyltransferase, with protein sequence MWFKKWFNEDYLKLYSHRTMGEASKQVDFIRRSAGCSGSKTVLDLACGTGRHSIAFGLKGHQVTGIDLSEALIAKARKRALEYEELNVSFLVADLFSLPDIGRFDLVANLFTSFGYFSDDQKNSQVFFVVRERLKDDGRFFLDFLHPYSVKQNLVEEESLLVDGEEVEVKRFIKDDCVYKQIQFPGRAYEERVKLYDRDVIEQMLSNAGLSVVNVWNDYLGNSWKKEGDRQLFLCIKNSG encoded by the coding sequence GTGTGGTTTAAAAAATGGTTTAACGAGGATTATCTTAAGCTCTATTCTCATCGAACGATGGGTGAGGCGAGCAAACAAGTTGATTTTATTCGAAGATCTGCGGGATGCAGCGGAAGCAAAACGGTCTTAGATCTTGCTTGTGGAACAGGCAGGCATTCGATAGCGTTTGGATTGAAAGGGCATCAAGTGACAGGAATCGATCTTTCTGAAGCCTTGATTGCTAAGGCAAGAAAAAGAGCCTTAGAGTATGAAGAACTTAATGTCTCATTTTTGGTTGCGGATCTCTTTTCTTTGCCTGATATCGGAAGATTTGATCTTGTTGCAAATCTATTTACCTCTTTTGGATACTTTAGCGATGATCAAAAGAACAGCCAAGTTTTTTTTGTTGTTCGAGAAAGGCTTAAGGATGATGGGAGATTTTTCTTGGATTTTTTGCATCCCTATTCCGTCAAGCAGAATCTTGTAGAAGAAGAATCCTTATTAGTTGACGGGGAAGAGGTCGAGGTGAAGAGATTTATCAAAGATGATTGTGTTTACAAGCAGATTCAGTTTCCTGGCCGTGCCTATGAAGAGCGGGTCAAGCTTTATGATCGAGACGTAATTGAGCAGATGCTAAGCAATGCAGGGCTTTCGGTGGTTAATGTATGGAATGATTATTTAGGGAATTCCTGGAAAAAAGAAGGGGATCGGCAGCTGTTTTTATGTATAAAAAACAGCGGGTGA
- the def gene encoding peptide deformylase, producing MKLELAYYGDPFLRKKCKPVEEINNEIRELVENMVETLVEYNGIGLAAPQIKQDLRLFITAVPKELPNGDWEQGELIVFINPEIVSYSEETEDRQEGCLSIPKLYGNVNRPVRIVIKATDMEGNVFERKFEGLQARCCLHENDHINGVLYIDRIRGKERKLLEPKLREIKKKFS from the coding sequence ATGAAACTAGAACTTGCGTACTACGGCGACCCGTTTTTAAGAAAAAAGTGCAAACCAGTTGAAGAAATCAACAACGAAATCAGAGAGCTGGTGGAGAATATGGTAGAGACATTGGTCGAATATAACGGGATCGGCCTTGCAGCACCGCAAATAAAACAAGATCTCCGCTTATTCATCACTGCAGTTCCAAAGGAACTTCCAAACGGCGATTGGGAACAAGGAGAATTGATCGTTTTCATCAATCCGGAAATTGTTTCCTACAGCGAAGAAACAGAAGACCGTCAGGAAGGGTGCCTTTCCATTCCTAAGCTCTACGGAAACGTCAATCGGCCTGTTCGCATTGTCATTAAGGCAACAGATATGGAAGGCAACGTATTCGAACGGAAGTTCGAAGGCCTTCAAGCCAGGTGCTGCCTCCACGAAAACGATCACATCAATGGAGTTCTCTACATCGACCGCATCAGAGGAAAGGAGCGCAAGCTCCTTGAACCAAAATTGCGGGAAATCAAGAAGAAGTTCTCTTAG